In Psychrobacter ciconiae, the following are encoded in one genomic region:
- the trxB gene encoding thioredoxin-disulfide reductase yields the protein MSTTTKQPRHEKLIILGSGPAGYSAAVYAARANLKPVMVTGLQVGGQLTTTTEVDNWPGDAHDLTGPALMDRMKAHAERFGTELVYDHICAVDLSQRPFTLTGDNGSYTCDALIISTGASAQYLGLESEEKFKGLGVSACATCDGFFYKDQKVAVIGGGNTAVEEALYLSNIAAEVTLVHRRDSLRSEKILQDKIFEKAKNGNIKIEWNHQVKEVVGDDMGVNGVVIESTIDGSTKTLDVFGVFVAIGHKPNTDLFKDQLEMKDGYLIVNSGLNGNATQTSIEGVFAAGDVADHVYRQAITSAGTGCMAALDAEKYLDAIGEATAQSHTYASTLTADKEAVESFEQ from the coding sequence ATGAGCACCACCACCAAGCAGCCTCGCCACGAAAAACTCATCATTTTAGGGTCAGGACCTGCCGGCTACTCAGCTGCCGTTTATGCCGCTCGCGCCAACCTCAAGCCCGTCATGGTCACAGGGCTTCAAGTCGGCGGTCAGCTGACCACCACCACCGAGGTTGACAACTGGCCGGGCGACGCTCACGACTTGACCGGACCTGCGCTCATGGACCGCATGAAAGCCCATGCTGAGCGCTTCGGTACTGAGTTGGTTTATGACCATATTTGCGCCGTCGATTTAAGCCAGCGCCCCTTTACTTTAACTGGCGATAACGGCAGCTACACTTGCGACGCGCTCATCATCTCAACCGGCGCATCCGCCCAGTATTTAGGGCTTGAATCTGAAGAAAAATTCAAAGGTCTTGGCGTCTCAGCTTGCGCCACTTGTGACGGCTTTTTTTATAAAGACCAAAAAGTGGCAGTCATCGGCGGCGGCAATACGGCAGTTGAAGAGGCGCTTTATTTGTCCAATATCGCCGCTGAAGTCACTTTGGTTCATCGCCGTGACAGCTTGCGCTCAGAAAAAATCTTACAAGATAAAATATTTGAAAAAGCCAAAAACGGCAACATCAAAATCGAATGGAACCACCAAGTCAAAGAAGTGGTCGGCGATGACATGGGCGTCAACGGCGTGGTGATTGAATCCACCATCGATGGCAGCACCAAAACGCTTGACGTCTTTGGCGTGTTTGTCGCCATCGGTCACAAGCCCAATACTGATTTATTCAAAGATCAGCTTGAGATGAAAGATGGCTACTTAATCGTCAACAGCGGTCTTAACGGCAACGCCACCCAAACCAGTATTGAAGGCGTTTTTGCGGCAGGCGACGTTGCCGACCATGTGTACCGCCAAGCCATCACCTCAGCCGGAACAGGCTGTATGGCAGCGCTCGATGCTGAAAAATACTTGGACGCCATCGGTGAAGCTACCGCCCAAAGCCACACTTACGCCTCAACCTTAACGGCCGATAAGGAAGCCGTCGAGTCTTTTGAGCAGTAA
- a CDS encoding DNA translocase FtsK produces the protein MISALLIEYFKKGIFTLLGAMLAVYLFVILLTYTGNDPSWSHISSDMTTVSNTGGAMGAWFSDVLYSFFGFGAWWLIAFLAYESIWLWWGNKSTYWLVRMMAYAFLLLSGSALITQLTVMFDLVPNWAMIKPSGAMGGIAGLELQLRLAEMLTPWGSVLFLTLFMLVTATFAFNIHWRLVYQKVMTPSSWLGSGVRDTSPPNHLKSLPIKTAISQQIEAAKSAASMSAPLTKNRENEAPQGDIIHALEDFLVSSGLKASVQAAVRAAPQDSALMPEPAKKKVSIAEKISFSGKNKAIKTDKPKSKGAKDFLVNPFLRKKAAKPEAEVESEALEIEPSFDLNDNDSKAFDDVVTELPIATPNVTTEPPRSRFMYSIAEDDDTLPQTQTADDALAEVDDSDVITEELMQLAMSHNRLVKAMEASFSEVETLVTDDEFTDASAANWQSGSKYQPVSDVDETPLVDMDWEDAAWAIEDHDIEDHDIEDHDSEDELIIIEPAIQDDAPLDMTPTNTPPANPTEPPKALDDIEKFVPPVQFSATDWQASEAIDKAADKPQLPDIHDDAAFATRSRAMQTAAYRAQLTPLPTLDILDKPDPNHKPSYSALELEQLSELLEIKLQEFNVKAEVVTAIPGPVVTRFEVELAAGVKASKVTNISRDLARSLSMASLRVVEVIAGKPYIGIEVPNKQREMVRLIELLDTKAYQDSNSHISMAMGKDISGKPIITDLSRAPHMLVAGTTGSGKSVLVNAMLLSMLLKYTPDELRLILIDPKQLELANYNDIPHLLTPVVTDMTEAASSLSWCVAEMERRYFLMSTLKVRKLHEFNKKVRAAERAGQPLIDPTWRPNDSVSIDKAPKLKTLPLIVIVADEFADMIMQVGKQAEELITRLAQKSRAAGIHLMLATQRPSVDVITGLIKANIPVRAALRVNSKVDSRTILDSGGAEDMLGNGDMLFLGPGQIEPDRVHGAYVSDEEVNRVCDAWRERGAPDYIDNMADNFALTAPSGSSGGNASGEDDDLYNEVVAFVMESRKATASSIQRKFSIGYNRAARIVDSMEEAGLVSPMSRGGKRELLM, from the coding sequence GTGATATCAGCGCTTCTTATCGAGTATTTTAAAAAAGGCATTTTTACCCTGCTTGGGGCAATGCTTGCTGTATATTTGTTTGTGATTTTACTCACTTATACCGGAAATGACCCCAGTTGGTCGCATATCAGCAGTGACATGACCACCGTCAGTAATACCGGCGGCGCGATGGGCGCTTGGTTTTCGGATGTGCTGTATAGTTTCTTTGGTTTTGGTGCGTGGTGGCTGATTGCATTTTTGGCGTATGAGTCAATTTGGCTGTGGTGGGGCAACAAATCAACGTATTGGCTGGTTCGGATGATGGCTTATGCGTTTTTATTGTTAAGCGGCAGTGCCTTGATCACGCAGCTGACGGTAATGTTTGATTTGGTTCCAAACTGGGCAATGATTAAGCCGTCAGGGGCGATGGGCGGTATTGCAGGGCTTGAATTGCAGCTTCGCTTGGCTGAAATGCTCACGCCTTGGGGAAGCGTGCTGTTTTTGACTCTGTTTATGCTGGTCACAGCGACCTTTGCCTTTAACATTCACTGGCGCTTGGTTTACCAAAAAGTGATGACGCCCTCGTCTTGGCTTGGTAGCGGGGTTAGGGATACCAGCCCACCAAACCATTTAAAATCTCTGCCGATTAAAACTGCCATCAGTCAACAAATCGAAGCTGCAAAATCTGCCGCCTCAATGTCCGCACCCCTAACAAAAAACCGCGAAAATGAAGCGCCGCAAGGTGACATCATCCACGCGCTAGAGGATTTTTTGGTTAGCTCAGGACTAAAAGCTAGCGTTCAAGCGGCAGTAAGAGCAGCTCCCCAAGATTCAGCTTTGATGCCAGAACCTGCGAAAAAAAAAGTGTCGATAGCAGAAAAGATATCGTTTTCAGGTAAAAATAAGGCGATTAAGACCGATAAACCAAAGTCGAAAGGCGCAAAGGATTTTTTAGTCAATCCATTTTTGAGAAAAAAAGCGGCAAAACCAGAAGCAGAAGTAGAATCAGAGGCGCTAGAGATTGAGCCAAGTTTTGATTTGAATGACAACGACTCAAAAGCCTTTGATGATGTCGTAACCGAACTGCCGATAGCGACCCCAAACGTAACCACTGAGCCGCCACGCAGCCGCTTTATGTATTCAATTGCTGAAGACGATGATACGCTGCCACAAACGCAAACAGCTGATGACGCGTTGGCTGAGGTTGATGACAGCGACGTGATTACAGAGGAGCTGATGCAGCTTGCCATGAGCCACAACCGCTTGGTCAAAGCCATGGAAGCAAGCTTTTCTGAGGTCGAAACTTTGGTGACGGATGATGAGTTTACGGACGCTTCAGCGGCTAATTGGCAATCCGGCAGCAAATATCAGCCGGTAAGCGACGTTGATGAAACGCCATTGGTTGATATGGATTGGGAAGATGCGGCGTGGGCGATTGAGGATCATGATATTGAGGACCATGATATTGAAGATCATGACTCGGAGGATGAGCTCATCATTATTGAGCCAGCTATCCAAGATGACGCCCCACTGGATATGACGCCAACCAACACGCCACCTGCCAACCCAACTGAGCCGCCAAAAGCCTTGGATGACATCGAAAAGTTCGTGCCACCCGTTCAGTTTTCCGCTACAGACTGGCAGGCAAGTGAGGCTATTGATAAGGCAGCTGATAAGCCACAGTTGCCTGACATTCATGATGATGCAGCCTTTGCAACGCGCTCGCGAGCCATGCAGACCGCCGCTTATCGCGCGCAGCTCACCCCCCTGCCGACGCTTGATATTTTGGACAAGCCTGACCCCAACCACAAACCTAGCTATAGTGCCCTTGAGCTTGAGCAATTGTCCGAGCTGCTTGAGATAAAATTGCAAGAGTTTAACGTCAAAGCCGAAGTGGTGACCGCCATTCCAGGACCTGTGGTAACCCGCTTTGAGGTGGAGCTTGCAGCTGGCGTAAAAGCCAGTAAAGTGACCAATATTTCACGTGATTTGGCGCGCTCACTATCGATGGCATCCTTGCGCGTGGTTGAGGTGATTGCCGGAAAACCATATATCGGCATTGAAGTGCCGAACAAACAGCGCGAGATGGTGCGCCTAATTGAGCTGCTTGATACCAAAGCCTATCAAGACAGCAACAGCCATATCAGTATGGCAATGGGAAAGGACATCAGCGGTAAGCCCATTATCACCGACTTGTCCCGAGCGCCGCACATGCTTGTTGCCGGAACGACCGGCTCAGGCAAGTCGGTTTTGGTGAATGCCATGCTGCTATCCATGCTGCTCAAGTACACCCCTGATGAGCTGCGTTTGATTTTAATTGACCCAAAACAGCTTGAGCTTGCTAACTATAACGACATTCCGCATCTGCTGACCCCCGTTGTCACGGACATGACCGAGGCGGCAAGCAGCTTGTCATGGTGCGTGGCGGAGATGGAGCGCCGTTACTTTTTGATGAGCACGCTCAAGGTTCGCAAATTGCATGAATTTAACAAAAAGGTTCGCGCCGCTGAACGCGCCGGTCAGCCGCTGATTGACCCGACATGGCGACCAAATGACAGCGTCAGTATCGACAAAGCGCCGAAGCTAAAAACGCTGCCACTGATTGTGATTGTGGCGGATGAATTTGCCGATATGATTATGCAGGTGGGCAAGCAAGCTGAAGAGCTGATCACAAGGCTTGCGCAAAAATCGCGAGCGGCAGGGATTCATTTAATGCTAGCAACGCAGCGACCCTCCGTTGACGTCATTACCGGATTGATTAAAGCCAACATTCCGGTTCGCGCCGCGCTTCGGGTGAATTCAAAAGTGGACTCGCGAACCATTTTGGACAGTGGCGGCGCAGAAGACATGCTTGGTAACGGCGATATGCTGTTTTTAGGACCCGGGCAAATCGAACCTGACCGCGTCCATGGTGCTTATGTCAGTGACGAGGAGGTCAACCGCGTTTGTGATGCTTGGCGCGAGCGCGGCGCTCCGGATTATATCGACAATATGGCGGATAATTTTGCCCTAACGGCGCCATCTGGCAGCAGCGGCGGCAACGCTTCAGGCGAGGATGATGATTTATATAATGAGGTCGTCGCCTTTGTCATGGAGTCTAGAAAAGCCACAGCCTCAAGCATTCAGCGCAAATTTAGTATCGGTTACAACCGCGCGGCAAGGATTGTGGACTCGATGGAGGAAGCAGGGCTTGTCAGTCCCATGAGCCGAGGCGGCAAACGCGAGCTGCTCATGTAA
- a CDS encoding amidase, with the protein MFQEYPQYDALGLAALVQSKQVSEKELLEAAIFQANRLNPNLNAIIHRFDERAFDAAKKGLPKGVFCGVPFLLKDLGFDFAGEPLTMGSRSVRIVPTQDNEIVKRMKATGVNTFGKTNTPEFGLIITTEPKAHGAVSNPFKQGMSSGGSSGGSAAAVASGIVPMAGAGDGGGSIRFPAAWCGVFGLKPSRGRSPMGPYFGEGWDGAVADHVITRSVRDSAAMLDAISGSEIGAPYVIAPPDGTFLQAAMRAPKKLTIAMHQKPLIVDTEVDSEILKTLHKTAKALENMGHTVVPAEPNINIDSFWRDFFVVVCAHTAFTVDNLERQFGREQIQNLEPQTYNMALLGRSLSALDLVCAKQGWHDAQYQTGVLLSKFDMILCPTVPTPAVKHGVLPPSRVDELLMQSAEILNKGVDLGKYAFRSGVIQWLSHPVLSKMAFTILANMTGLPAMSVPVGMSKKGLPIGMQLIGRMNGEARLLSLAGEMERAGLFTPPAFDTKKNALIKV; encoded by the coding sequence ATGTTCCAAGAGTACCCTCAATACGATGCGCTCGGGCTTGCCGCCCTTGTTCAATCCAAGCAAGTCAGTGAAAAAGAGCTGCTTGAGGCGGCGATTTTTCAAGCCAACCGTTTAAACCCAAACCTAAACGCCATTATTCACCGCTTTGATGAGCGCGCTTTTGATGCCGCTAAAAAAGGACTGCCAAAAGGGGTCTTTTGCGGCGTTCCTTTTTTGCTCAAAGATTTGGGCTTTGATTTTGCCGGCGAGCCTTTAACCATGGGCAGCCGCAGCGTTCGCATTGTCCCAACTCAGGACAACGAAATCGTTAAACGCATGAAAGCCACGGGCGTAAACACCTTTGGCAAAACCAACACGCCTGAATTTGGGCTCATCATTACCACCGAACCCAAAGCCCACGGCGCGGTCAGTAACCCCTTTAAACAAGGCATGAGCTCAGGCGGCTCGTCAGGTGGTAGCGCGGCGGCGGTGGCAAGCGGTATCGTGCCGATGGCAGGGGCAGGTGATGGCGGCGGCTCGATTCGCTTTCCGGCAGCGTGGTGCGGCGTATTTGGGCTTAAGCCCAGTCGCGGTCGTAGCCCTATGGGACCTTACTTTGGCGAAGGCTGGGATGGCGCGGTTGCCGACCACGTCATTACCCGAAGCGTTCGCGACAGCGCCGCCATGCTTGATGCCATTAGCGGCAGCGAAATTGGCGCGCCGTATGTCATCGCCCCGCCTGATGGGACGTTTTTACAAGCGGCGATGCGAGCGCCAAAAAAGCTGACCATTGCCATGCATCAAAAGCCACTTATCGTTGATACTGAGGTGGACAGCGAGATATTAAAAACGTTGCATAAAACCGCCAAAGCCCTTGAAAATATGGGTCACACCGTTGTTCCTGCCGAGCCAAATATCAATATCGACAGCTTTTGGCGCGATTTTTTTGTGGTGGTTTGCGCGCATACGGCGTTTACCGTGGACAATTTAGAGCGGCAATTTGGTCGTGAGCAAATTCAAAACCTTGAGCCGCAAACTTATAACATGGCGCTGCTTGGGCGCTCTTTGTCCGCGCTTGATTTGGTTTGCGCCAAGCAAGGTTGGCATGATGCTCAGTACCAAACAGGAGTATTACTGAGCAAATTTGACATGATTTTGTGCCCAACGGTGCCAACGCCTGCGGTAAAACATGGCGTATTGCCGCCAAGCCGCGTTGATGAGCTGCTCATGCAAAGCGCGGAAATTTTAAATAAAGGCGTTGATTTGGGCAAATACGCTTTTCGCTCAGGCGTCATTCAGTGGCTCAGTCATCCGGTATTAAGCAAAATGGCGTTTACGATTTTGGCAAATATGACTGGACTTCCTGCCATGTCTGTCCCTGTTGGCATGAGCAAAAAAGGCTTACCGATTGGGATGCAACTGATCGGTCGGATGAATGGCGAGGCGCGCCTGTTAAGCTTGGCAGGTGAGATGGAGCGCGCAGGACTGTTTACGCCGCCGGCATTTGACACTAAAAAAAACGCGTTGATTAAGGTTTAA
- a CDS encoding DODA-type extradiol aromatic ring-opening family dioxygenase, translating into MTQIPDHSKSPPPPIDLSAVWGNHALKTARDNTAKLPALFISHGAPTLALEHSATTNALARIGQNLPKPRAIVIMSAHWQSATLEISSNPAPKTWHDFSGFENALYEIQYPAAGQVRLAETLAQTLSARHIEARLNPMRASDHGVWAPLLHLYPKADVPVVQISLPRHFDSFACYQLGAQLAQLRSEQVLMIGSGSITHNLQAMQWAAASFDKRALAFKHWLLKQLKTNIPAALDWQQYPEFKHIHPSDEHLLPLFFALGAGQRVSVIHESMAHHSLGMDIYRFD; encoded by the coding sequence ATGACTCAAATTCCTGACCATTCTAAATCTCCGCCGCCGCCGATTGATTTATCGGCAGTTTGGGGAAATCATGCCCTAAAGACCGCGCGCGATAACACCGCAAAGCTGCCGGCGCTGTTTATCTCCCATGGCGCGCCAACGCTTGCGCTAGAGCATTCGGCGACCACCAACGCCCTTGCTCGAATCGGTCAAAATTTGCCAAAACCGCGAGCGATTGTCATCATGTCGGCGCATTGGCAATCGGCAACGCTTGAAATCAGCAGCAACCCTGCGCCTAAGACATGGCATGACTTTTCAGGATTTGAAAACGCCCTTTATGAAATTCAGTATCCGGCAGCAGGTCAGGTGCGCTTGGCAGAAACGCTTGCCCAAACGCTCAGCGCGCGCCATATCGAAGCAAGGCTAAACCCGATGCGCGCCTCTGACCACGGCGTTTGGGCGCCGCTGCTGCATTTGTATCCGAAAGCGGACGTTCCGGTGGTGCAAATCTCCCTGCCGCGTCACTTTGACAGCTTTGCTTGCTATCAGCTTGGGGCACAATTGGCTCAGCTGCGCTCTGAACAGGTATTGATGATTGGCTCAGGAAGCATCACTCACAACTTGCAGGCGATGCAGTGGGCAGCAGCAAGCTTTGATAAGCGGGCGCTTGCGTTTAAACATTGGCTGCTCAAACAGCTTAAAACTAACATCCCTGCCGCCCTTGATTGGCAGCAATATCCTGAATTTAAGCACATTCACCCAAGCGATGAGCATTTGCTGCCGCTGTTTTTTGCGCTTGGGGCGGGTCAGCGCGTCAGCGTTATTCACGAAAGTATGGCGCATCACAGCTTAGGAATGGACATTTACCGCTTTGATTAG
- the rlmH gene encoding 23S rRNA (pseudouridine(1915)-N(3))-methyltransferase RlmH, with amino-acid sequence MKARLIAVGHKMPHWVEDGVKEYHKRIQPMLATEIVEIAAAKRAKNPSDANLEQYREQEGAAILAAIHDREVVWVLDVKGKMLSTEGLADKLAGSMQDGFDIALVIGGADGVSKAVLDRADVKWSLSALTLPHPLVRVVLMEQLYRAMSINHNHPYHRGN; translated from the coding sequence ATGAAAGCAAGACTGATCGCCGTCGGTCACAAAATGCCGCACTGGGTTGAGGATGGCGTCAAAGAATACCACAAGCGCATTCAGCCGATGCTTGCTACCGAAATCGTTGAAATTGCCGCGGCAAAACGCGCCAAAAACCCGTCCGATGCCAACCTTGAGCAATACCGCGAGCAAGAAGGCGCGGCGATTTTGGCGGCGATTCATGATCGCGAAGTGGTTTGGGTGCTTGATGTCAAAGGCAAAATGCTCTCAACCGAGGGCTTGGCGGATAAGCTTGCAGGCTCAATGCAAGACGGCTTTGATATTGCCCTTGTCATTGGCGGCGCGGATGGCGTGTCAAAAGCTGTGCTTGATCGCGCTGATGTCAAATGGTCGCTGTCGGCGCTGACCTTGCCGCACCCATTGGTTCGGGTGGTCTTGATGGAGCAGCTGTATCGGGCGATGAGCATCAATCATAACCACCCGTATCATCGCGGCAATTAA
- a CDS encoding ABZJ_00895 family protein has product MSTSVNPNSQKNLKNSTPINNKPPRNVASPIAPFVIYFGIGFVLASAIFMLIQSKIALNSMVVTVISVIVAAFIATFKFTKQQKRSMTSNEMNRLAISGTLLVWGLTAIYLLAVWFWLLDDISREVLIDMTRAQPMPLIVAFVVMIMVTAISARLGLWAFNRLLSVKP; this is encoded by the coding sequence ATGTCAACTTCTGTAAATCCAAATAGCCAAAAAAACTTAAAAAACTCAACCCCGATAAATAACAAGCCGCCGCGCAATGTCGCCTCGCCTATTGCGCCTTTTGTCATTTATTTTGGCATTGGCTTTGTGCTTGCCAGCGCAATTTTTATGCTCATTCAAAGCAAAATTGCCCTCAATTCAATGGTAGTGACGGTGATTTCGGTGATTGTTGCTGCATTTATTGCCACGTTTAAATTTACCAAACAACAAAAACGCTCGATGACCAGCAATGAGATGAACCGATTGGCAATCAGCGGAACGCTTTTGGTTTGGGGACTTACCGCGATTTATTTGTTGGCAGTTTGGTTTTGGCTACTTGATGACATCAGCCGCGAGGTGTTGATAGACATGACCCGCGCTCAGCCGATGCCGCTGATTGTTGCGTTTGTTGTGATGATTATGGTCACCGCAATTAGCGCGCGGCTTGGGCTTTGGGCATTTAATCGCCTGCTTTCGGTAAAACCTTAA
- a CDS encoding 3'-5' exonuclease, with protein MIQKLMSQFKKRKLKRPELASMFEPPTPEQWVAIDCEMTGLNPKRHHLLSVAAIHIDGNKIDTGNGLHLICKPPEMPNRDTIVIHGLRAADVAYGMSYHEMLELLLPFIGNRVIVGFCPQIDLAFLNPLVKPYLGTPLPNQVIDIAQVFGKKIGSYDPNFPAPSQHLTQILAHYRIPNLGDHDAYNDALMTAMAFLHIRSP; from the coding sequence ATGATTCAAAAGCTCATGAGCCAGTTTAAAAAACGTAAGCTTAAGCGCCCAGAGTTGGCAAGCATGTTTGAGCCGCCAACTCCTGAGCAGTGGGTTGCCATTGATTGCGAAATGACCGGACTGAACCCCAAAAGGCATCACTTGCTGTCGGTTGCCGCCATTCATATCGATGGCAATAAGATCGATACTGGCAATGGGTTGCATCTGATTTGCAAGCCGCCTGAGATGCCAAACCGCGATACCATCGTTATTCATGGTTTGCGAGCGGCGGATGTGGCTTACGGCATGAGCTATCATGAGATGCTTGAGCTGTTGTTGCCGTTTATCGGTAATCGGGTGATTGTTGGGTTTTGTCCGCAAATTGATTTGGCATTTTTAAACCCGCTGGTTAAGCCGTATTTAGGAACGCCTCTGCCTAATCAAGTCATCGATATTGCGCAAGTTTTTGGCAAAAAAATCGGCAGTTATGACCCCAATTTTCCAGCGCCCTCGCAGCATTTAACCCAGATTTTGGCGCATTACCGAATCCCAAATCTTGGCGACCACGACGCTTATAATGATGCCTTGATGACAGCAATGGCATTTTTGCACATACGCTCGCCCTAA
- a CDS encoding DUF294 nucleotidyltransferase-like domain-containing protein: protein MPQLDFTQPPFDVLRASERQSLKKNTHVRYLAADETLGAEELQSFFVVLKGQIEQTLGNDTVAVYLGADHSNHVNNSDWFDARRRPEGVAADYEAPPSSGLNTPVDQHVYRYRALEDSLLLQINGAAIDRIGAQNHLVRQLLSDKLPERLKALQQRRAPTIRQDLSAQEEVQQIMLQPVTDVNLLPVHIIKADESLQKAAQVMTSAGQKHVLIRPEPFHGDNFDGTFRQDLGILTDSDICRAVSEAQNPATTPCQNYASFNLRTVDSEQEIGDALLTMTRHRIHRLPVIDATGWIIGVLGQIDLIAHISHHSQLISLQIEQATDLPSLLMAVERIGRYIRSQQQNGVKISVVSRMVQTLNAQVFTKVWQLIVPTEVFENSCVIVMGSEGRGEQIMRTDQDNALIIKDGFSHPNLAKFADAFNQQLAQLGYPLCDGNIMMTNPLWRKSLREFKAQISYWFVSNDPNHAIYLSAILDGEFVCGDEALLTAIREHLQAAHRQSDPMFVRQFARAALQFGDINLWWQRFVPMLGKTANAQIDLKKAGIFPLVHGIRALALEKDIFVPSTKDRLKALVQAKIFTKERAETLAEALDFFMAQRLAVALITEDKHARQVDPMTLTSLERDLLKECLSVVKSFKLELRQHFKLELM, encoded by the coding sequence ATGCCGCAGCTTGACTTTACGCAGCCGCCGTTTGATGTGCTGCGCGCCTCTGAACGCCAAAGCCTCAAAAAAAATACCCATGTCCGCTATTTGGCAGCGGATGAAACGCTGGGCGCGGAGGAGTTACAAAGTTTTTTTGTGGTACTCAAAGGGCAAATCGAACAAACACTTGGCAATGATACGGTGGCGGTCTATTTGGGGGCTGACCATTCCAATCATGTCAATAACAGCGACTGGTTTGACGCCCGCCGACGCCCTGAAGGTGTGGCGGCAGACTATGAAGCGCCGCCGTCCTCAGGGCTGAACACGCCGGTTGATCAGCACGTCTACCGCTATCGCGCGCTTGAAGATAGCCTACTGCTACAAATCAATGGCGCGGCAATCGACCGCATCGGCGCGCAAAACCACTTGGTTCGGCAGCTGCTATCAGACAAGCTTCCTGAACGCCTAAAAGCGCTTCAGCAGCGGCGAGCGCCCACCATCCGCCAAGACCTCAGCGCCCAAGAAGAAGTTCAACAAATTATGCTTCAGCCCGTCACTGACGTAAATTTGCTTCCGGTTCATATTATTAAGGCAGATGAGAGCCTGCAAAAAGCCGCGCAAGTGATGACCAGCGCCGGTCAAAAGCACGTTTTGATTCGCCCTGAGCCATTTCACGGTGATAATTTCGACGGCACATTCAGGCAGGATTTGGGCATTTTGACCGACAGCGACATTTGCCGCGCGGTCAGTGAAGCACAAAATCCGGCAACCACACCTTGCCAAAATTACGCCAGTTTTAATTTGCGGACGGTGGACAGCGAGCAAGAAATCGGCGACGCGCTGTTGACCATGACCCGCCACCGCATCCACCGGCTGCCAGTAATTGACGCTACAGGATGGATTATTGGCGTTTTAGGGCAAATTGATTTGATTGCTCATATCAGCCATCATTCTCAGTTAATCAGTCTACAAATTGAGCAAGCAACCGATTTGCCAAGCCTGCTGATGGCAGTTGAGCGCATCGGACGCTATATCCGCTCACAGCAGCAAAACGGCGTCAAAATCAGCGTGGTGAGCCGGATGGTGCAAACGCTGAACGCGCAAGTATTTACCAAGGTTTGGCAGCTTATTGTTCCGACCGAGGTGTTTGAAAATTCCTGCGTGATTGTTATGGGGTCAGAAGGTCGCGGCGAGCAAATCATGCGAACCGACCAAGACAATGCGCTGATTATCAAAGATGGTTTTTCTCATCCTAATTTGGCAAAATTTGCTGACGCCTTTAACCAGCAATTGGCGCAATTGGGCTATCCGCTTTGTGATGGCAATATCATGATGACCAATCCGCTTTGGCGAAAATCACTGCGCGAGTTTAAAGCGCAAATCAGCTATTGGTTCGTCAGTAATGACCCAAACCATGCCATTTATTTGTCGGCGATTTTAGATGGTGAGTTTGTTTGCGGCGATGAGGCGCTGCTTACCGCCATTCGTGAGCACCTACAAGCCGCGCACCGGCAATCAGACCCTATGTTCGTACGTCAATTTGCGCGCGCCGCCTTACAGTTTGGCGATATTAACTTATGGTGGCAGCGTTTTGTTCCGATGCTTGGAAAAACGGCAAACGCTCAAATCGACCTAAAAAAAGCCGGAATCTTTCCACTGGTTCATGGTATTCGAGCGTTGGCGCTTGAAAAAGACATCTTTGTGCCAAGCACCAAAGACCGCTTAAAAGCCCTTGTTCAAGCAAAAATCTTCACCAAAGAGCGCGCTGAAACACTGGCAGAAGCGCTTGATTTTTTTATGGCTCAGCGTTTAGCGGTTGCACTCATCACCGAGGACAAACACGCCCGCCAAGTTGACCCAATGACGCTGACCTCGCTTGAGCGCGACTTGCTAAAAGAGTGTTTGTCGGTGGTCAAAAGCTTTAAGCTTGAGCTGCGCCAGCATTTTAAGCTTGAACTGATGTAA